Proteins encoded together in one Thermomonospora curvata DSM 43183 window:
- the rplI gene encoding 50S ribosomal protein L9 — MKLILTQQVSGLGEPGDVVEVKDGYGRNYLVPRGLAIRWTRGAQREVDAIKKARAAREIATLEQAREVAEQLGSLKVVLRSRAGSGGRLFGSVTAADIVEAVKGAGGPELDKRRIEIRNPIKTLGAHKVTVRLHPEVSATIDLNVAAA, encoded by the coding sequence ATGAAGCTCATTCTCACTCAGCAGGTCAGCGGGCTCGGTGAGCCGGGCGACGTGGTCGAGGTCAAGGACGGCTACGGGCGCAACTACCTGGTGCCCCGCGGGCTGGCGATCCGCTGGACCCGCGGCGCCCAGCGGGAGGTCGACGCGATCAAGAAGGCCCGCGCGGCCCGTGAGATCGCCACTTTGGAGCAGGCCCGCGAGGTCGCCGAGCAGCTCGGCTCCCTGAAGGTGGTGCTGCGCAGCCGGGCCGGCTCCGGCGGCCGGCTGTTCGGCTCGGTGACCGCCGCCGACATCGTCGAGGCCGTCAAGGGCGCGGGGGGTCCGGAGCTGGACAAGCGCCGCATCGAGATCCGCAACCCCATCAAGACGCTCGGGGCCCACAAGGTCACCGTCCGGCTGCACCCCGAGGTCAGCGCCACCATCGACCTCAACGTGGCCGCCGCCTGA
- a CDS encoding peptidoglycan recognition protein family protein yields the protein MTACSQGWISRRTFLSSAAGTGLIMAFPLVDQAEAAERGGGDTRRLLRVHAREQWDARPPRQRAQILNRPPNRIVIHHTATANTKDYSLEHAYRLSRLLQRFHMERNGWDDIGEQLTISRGGHVMEGRNHTLAAIKSGRHVVGAQVRGHNHHTIGIESEGTYSNAPIPAPLWYSLVDTCVWLCHAYDLNPFLAIRGHRDFNATECPGDVLYAALPYLRKEVARRLRRLNKWLPAHGTRPIRPNIKVPAFPKPPPPPKPPKIPIVGRTKNRTGR from the coding sequence GTGACCGCATGTTCGCAGGGCTGGATCAGCCGCCGGACGTTTTTGAGCAGCGCGGCGGGGACCGGGCTGATCATGGCGTTTCCGCTGGTCGATCAGGCCGAGGCGGCGGAGCGGGGAGGTGGGGACACCCGGCGGCTGCTTCGCGTGCACGCCCGTGAACAGTGGGACGCCAGGCCGCCGCGGCAGCGGGCGCAGATTCTCAACCGGCCCCCGAACCGCATCGTCATTCATCACACGGCGACCGCCAACACCAAGGACTATTCACTGGAGCATGCATACCGCTTGTCGCGCCTGCTGCAGCGATTCCACATGGAACGCAACGGCTGGGACGACATCGGGGAACAGCTCACGATCAGCAGAGGCGGTCATGTGATGGAGGGGCGCAACCACACCCTGGCGGCCATCAAATCCGGCCGTCATGTGGTGGGCGCCCAGGTACGTGGCCACAACCACCACACCATCGGCATCGAGAGCGAAGGCACCTACTCCAACGCCCCGATCCCGGCGCCGCTGTGGTATTCGCTGGTGGACACATGCGTGTGGCTGTGCCACGCCTATGATCTCAACCCTTTCCTCGCGATTCGGGGCCATCGCGACTTCAATGCCACCGAATGCCCGGGCGATGTCCTGTACGCGGCGCTGCCCTACCTCCGCAAGGAGGTCGCCCGCCGTCTGCGGCGGCTGAACAAGTGGCTGCCGGCGCACGGCACCCGCCCCATCAGGCCGAACATCAAGGTCCCGGCGTTCCCGAAGCCGCCGCCACCGCCGAAGCCGCCGAAGATCCCCATCGTGGGCCGGACGAAGAACCGCACCGGCCGATGA
- the rpsR gene encoding 30S ribosomal protein S18 codes for MAKSPPRKPKKKVCVFCQEKISYVDYKDTGLLRKFISDRGKIRARRVTGNCTQHQRDVATAIKNAREMALLPYTSTAR; via the coding sequence ATGGCCAAGTCACCGCCGCGCAAGCCCAAGAAGAAGGTTTGCGTGTTCTGCCAGGAGAAGATCTCCTACGTCGACTACAAGGACACCGGCCTGCTGCGCAAGTTCATCTCCGACCGCGGCAAGATCCGTGCCCGCCGGGTGACCGGTAACTGCACCCAGCACCAGCGGGACGTCGCCACCGCGATCAAGAACGCCCGTGAGATGGCGCTGCTGCCCTACACCAGCACCGCGCGCTGA
- a CDS encoding single-stranded DNA-binding protein has protein sequence MAAGDTQITLVGNLVEDPNLRFTPSGQAVATFRVASTPRFYDRQSGEWKDGEALFLTCNVWRQAAENVAESLTRGMRVIVQGRLRQRSYETREGERRTVYEVEVDEVGPSLRNATAKVNKTQRQGGGFGGGGGFDSGGGFGGAPAGAGAPGGAPADPWATGGGFSDDPPF, from the coding sequence ATGGCAGCAGGCGACACTCAGATAACACTCGTCGGGAACCTCGTCGAGGACCCGAACCTGCGCTTCACCCCTAGCGGACAGGCGGTGGCGACCTTCCGCGTCGCCTCCACGCCGCGCTTTTACGACCGGCAGAGCGGGGAGTGGAAGGACGGCGAAGCCCTCTTCCTGACCTGCAATGTCTGGCGGCAGGCGGCCGAGAACGTGGCCGAGAGCCTGACCCGCGGCATGCGGGTGATCGTGCAGGGTCGCCTGAGGCAGCGGTCGTATGAGACCCGTGAGGGCGAAAGGCGCACCGTCTACGAGGTGGAGGTCGACGAGGTCGGCCCGTCGCTGCGCAACGCCACCGCCAAGGTCAACAAGACCCAGCGGCAGGGCGGCGGCTTCGGCGGCGGCGGGGGCTTTGACTCCGGGGGCGGCTTCGGCGGAGCTCCCGCCGGTGCCGGCGCTCCGGGAGGAGCGCCCGCCGACCCCTGGGCCACCGGCGGCGGTTTTTCCGACGACCCTCCGTTCTAG